One window of the Enterobacter huaxiensis genome contains the following:
- the tolA gene encoding cell envelope integrity protein TolA, whose amino-acid sequence MSKATEQNDKLKRAIIVSAVLHVILFAALIWSSFDEHIDESAGGGGGSSIDAVMVDPGAVLQNYNRQQQQQASSKRAEEQREKQAQQQAEELREKQAAEQERLKQLEKERLQSQEAAKEQAEQQKQAEAAAQKAQEQQKQAEEAAAKAAADAKAQADAQAKVAADAAKKAAADAKKVAEAEAVKKAAADAQKKAEAEAAKKAAADAQKKAEAEAAKKAAQEAEKKAATDAAKKAAAAEKAAAEKAAAAEKAAADKKAAAEKAAADKKAAAEKAAAKKAAAAEKAAAAAGVDDLLGDLSSGKNAPKTGGGAKGSNAAPAGSGNTKNNGASGAEINDYKNQIAAAISSRLNDKSLYTGKTCRLHIKLHTDGTVLSVESEGGDDALCQAALVAVNQAKLPKPPTQAVYEVFKDASLNFKP is encoded by the coding sequence GTGTCAAAGGCAACCGAACAGAACGACAAGCTTAAGCGAGCGATAATCGTCTCCGCAGTGCTGCACGTTATTCTTTTTGCAGCGCTGATCTGGAGTTCGTTCGACGAGCACATTGATGAATCTGCGGGCGGCGGTGGGGGATCTTCCATCGACGCCGTCATGGTGGATCCCGGTGCAGTATTGCAGAACTATAATCGTCAGCAACAGCAGCAGGCGAGCTCAAAACGCGCTGAAGAGCAGCGTGAAAAACAGGCGCAACAGCAGGCGGAGGAGCTGCGTGAAAAGCAGGCCGCAGAGCAGGAACGTCTGAAGCAGCTTGAGAAAGAACGTTTACAGTCGCAGGAAGCGGCAAAAGAGCAGGCTGAGCAGCAGAAGCAGGCTGAAGCTGCCGCTCAGAAAGCGCAGGAACAGCAAAAGCAGGCGGAAGAGGCGGCAGCAAAAGCTGCGGCAGACGCGAAAGCGCAGGCTGATGCCCAGGCGAAAGTTGCGGCCGACGCCGCGAAAAAAGCCGCTGCGGATGCCAAAAAAGTTGCCGAGGCTGAAGCCGTGAAGAAAGCAGCCGCTGACGCACAGAAGAAAGCTGAGGCAGAAGCTGCAAAGAAAGCTGCTGCTGATGCTCAGAAGAAAGCCGAAGCAGAAGCCGCGAAGAAAGCCGCTCAGGAAGCAGAGAAGAAAGCTGCTACCGATGCTGCGAAGAAAGCGGCTGCTGCAGAGAAGGCCGCAGCAGAAAAAGCCGCCGCCGCGGAAAAAGCCGCAGCTGATAAAAAAGCTGCAGCTGAGAAAGCCGCTGCCGATAAGAAAGCGGCTGCTGAAAAAGCTGCAGCGAAAAAAGCTGCTGCCGCTGAGAAAGCCGCTGCTGCCGCAGGCGTTGACGACCTGCTGGGCGACCTGAGCTCGGGTAAGAATGCACCGAAAACGGGCGGTGGAGCGAAAGGGAGTAATGCAGCCCCGGCTGGAAGTGGTAACACTAAGAACAATGGTGCCTCTGGCGCTGAGATCAACGACTACAAGAACCAGATTGCTGCGGCGATATCCAGCAGACTTAACGATAAATCATTGTATACAGGGAAAACATGCAGACTGCATATTAAACTGCATACTGATGGTACCGTGCTGAGCGTTGAGTCAGAAGGGGGCGATGACGCGTTATGCCAGGCTGCGCTTGTGGCGGTGAATCAGGCGAAGCTGCCGAAGCCACCAACTCAGGCCGTTTATGAGGTATTTAAAGACGCCTCGCTGAACTTTAAGCCGTAA
- the tolR gene encoding colicin uptake protein TolR, translating into MARSRGRGRRELKSEINIVPLLDVLLVLLLIFMATAPIITQSVEVDLPDATESQAVSSNDDPPVIIEVSGVGQYSVVVEKDRMDQLPPEQVIAEAQRRLESNPKTVFLIGGAKDVPYDEIIKALNLLHSAGVKSVGLMTQPI; encoded by the coding sequence ATGGCCAGATCGCGTGGACGAGGTCGTCGCGAGCTCAAGTCCGAAATTAATATCGTTCCGCTGCTGGACGTACTGTTGGTACTGCTGCTGATCTTTATGGCGACAGCCCCCATCATTACCCAGAGCGTGGAAGTGGATCTGCCGGATGCGACAGAGTCACAGGCGGTAAGCAGCAATGACGATCCTCCGGTCATCATTGAGGTTTCCGGCGTAGGGCAGTACAGCGTAGTGGTAGAGAAAGATCGTATGGATCAGCTGCCGCCTGAGCAGGTTATTGCAGAAGCGCAACGACGCCTGGAGTCAAATCCGAAAACGGTCTTCTTGATCGGGGGTGCGAAAGACGTACCGTACGATGAAATTATTAAAGCGCTGAACTTGCTACATAGTGCGGGCGTTAAGTCGGTTGGCTTAATGACTCAGCCTATTTGA
- the tolQ gene encoding Tol-Pal system protein TolQ — protein sequence MTDMNILDLFLKASLLVKLIMLILIGFSIASWAIIIQRTRILNAAGREAEAFEDKFWSGIELSRLYQESQGRRDNLSGSEQIFYSGFKEFARLHRANNHAPEAVVEGASRAMRISMNRELETLETHIPFLGTVGSISPYIGLFGTVWGIMHAFIALGAVKQATLQMVAPGIAEALIATAIGLFAAIPAVMAYNRLNQRVNKLELNYDNFMEEFTAILHRQAFTSTESNKG from the coding sequence GTGACTGACATGAATATCCTTGATTTGTTCCTGAAGGCAAGCCTTCTGGTTAAACTTATCATGTTGATTTTGATTGGTTTTTCAATCGCATCCTGGGCAATCATCATCCAGAGAACGCGTATCCTCAATGCAGCAGGCCGCGAAGCCGAAGCGTTTGAAGATAAGTTCTGGTCGGGTATTGAGCTTTCACGTCTGTATCAGGAAAGCCAGGGGCGCCGTGATAATCTTTCAGGCTCCGAACAAATATTTTACAGCGGTTTCAAAGAGTTCGCGCGTTTGCATCGTGCGAATAATCATGCGCCGGAAGCGGTTGTTGAAGGTGCGTCGCGTGCGATGCGCATTTCCATGAACCGTGAGCTGGAAACCCTTGAAACGCATATCCCATTCCTGGGTACCGTTGGTTCCATCAGCCCGTATATCGGCCTGTTTGGTACGGTCTGGGGGATCATGCACGCCTTTATCGCACTGGGTGCGGTGAAGCAGGCGACGTTGCAGATGGTTGCACCGGGTATCGCAGAGGCACTGATTGCAACCGCTATCGGTCTGTTTGCAGCAATTCCGGCAGTTATGGCCTATAACCGTCTGAACCAGCGCGTGAACAAACTGGAACTGAACTACGACAACTTTATGGAAGAGTTCACAGCGATTCTGCACCGTCAGGCGTTTACCAGCACCGAGAGCAACAAGGGGTAA
- the ybgC gene encoding tol-pal system-associated acyl-CoA thioesterase has product MNTTLFRWPVRVYYEDTDAGGVVYHASYVAFYERARTEMLRHHHFSQQVLLAERVAFVVRKMTLEYFAPARLDDMLEVQTEITSMRGTSLVFTQRIVNAENTVLNSAEVLIVCVDPTIMKPRALPKSIVAEFKQ; this is encoded by the coding sequence GTGAATACAACGCTGTTTCGATGGCCGGTTCGTGTCTACTACGAAGATACCGATGCCGGTGGTGTGGTCTACCACGCCAGCTACGTTGCTTTTTATGAACGGGCACGCACAGAGATGCTGCGCCATCATCACTTTAGCCAGCAGGTGCTGTTGGCTGAGCGAGTTGCCTTTGTGGTACGCAAGATGACGCTTGAGTATTTTGCGCCTGCCAGACTCGACGATATGCTCGAAGTCCAAACTGAAATTACATCGATGCGCGGGACCTCACTGGTTTTCACGCAGCGGATAGTCAATGCAGAGAACACCGTACTGAACTCAGCTGAAGTACTGATTGTCTGTGTTGATCCAACCATAATGAAGCCTCGTGCGCTTCCTAAGTCTATTGTCGCGGAGTTTAAGCAGTGA
- the ybgE gene encoding cyd operon protein YbgE → MNIIATLYAVMDKRPLRALSLVMALLLAGCIFWDPSRFAAKTSELEIWHGFLIMWAVCAGVIHGVGFRPKALHWQGIFCPLIADLVLLAGLIFFFS, encoded by the coding sequence ATGAACATTATCGCAACGTTATATGCGGTAATGGATAAGCGCCCGTTAAGGGCGCTTTCTTTAGTGATGGCATTACTGCTGGCAGGTTGTATTTTCTGGGACCCGTCGCGCTTTGCGGCAAAGACCAGCGAGCTGGAAATCTGGCACGGCTTCCTCATTATGTGGGCTGTCTGTGCAGGCGTCATTCACGGCGTGGGCTTTCGTCCGAAAGCGCTTCACTGGCAGGGGATCTTTTGCCCGCTGATTGCCGACCTCGTACTTCTCGCAGGCCTGATTTTCTTCTTCTCCTGA
- the cydX gene encoding cytochrome bd-I oxidase subunit CydX — protein MWYFAWILGTLLACAFGIITALALEHVEATKTGEEKH, from the coding sequence ATGTGGTATTTCGCATGGATTTTAGGGACGCTTCTTGCCTGTGCATTTGGCATCATCACCGCCCTGGCGCTTGAGCACGTTGAAGCGACTAAAACGGGTGAAGAAAAACACTAA
- the cydB gene encoding cytochrome d ubiquinol oxidase subunit II — protein sequence MIDYEVLRFIWWLLVGILLIGFAVTDGFDMGVGMLTRFLGRNDTERRIMINSIAPHWDGNQVWLITAGGALFAAWPMVYAAAFSGFYVAMILVLASLFFRPVGFDYRSKIEDTRWRNMWDWGIFIGSFVPPLVIGVAFGNLLQGVPFHIDEYMRLYYTGNFFQLLNPFGLLAGVVSVGMIITQGATYLQMRTVGELHLRSRATAQVAALVTLVCFALAGVWVVYGIDGYVITSAINHAAPSNPLTKEVARQAGAWLVNFNNTPALWAIPALGVVLPLLTMLMSRLEKGAMAFVFSSLTLACIILTAGIAMFPFVMPSSTMMNASLTMWDATSSQLTLNLMTYVACVFVPIILLYTSWCYWKMFGRITKEDIESNTHSLY from the coding sequence ATGATCGATTATGAAGTATTGCGTTTTATATGGTGGCTGCTGGTCGGTATTCTGCTGATCGGTTTTGCGGTCACGGATGGTTTCGACATGGGCGTGGGCATGCTCACCCGTTTCCTCGGTCGTAATGACACCGAGCGTCGAATCATGATCAACTCCATCGCCCCGCACTGGGACGGTAACCAGGTGTGGCTGATCACCGCAGGCGGCGCGCTGTTCGCGGCCTGGCCGATGGTCTACGCGGCTGCGTTCTCCGGCTTCTACGTGGCGATGATTCTGGTGCTGGCCTCTTTGTTCTTCCGTCCGGTAGGCTTCGACTACCGTTCCAAGATTGAAGACACCCGCTGGCGCAACATGTGGGACTGGGGCATCTTTATCGGTAGCTTCGTCCCACCGCTGGTGATTGGCGTGGCGTTCGGTAACCTGCTGCAGGGTGTACCGTTCCACATCGACGAGTACATGCGTCTTTACTACACCGGTAACTTCTTCCAGCTGCTGAACCCGTTTGGTCTGCTGGCGGGCGTAGTGAGTGTGGGAATGATCATTACTCAGGGCGCGACGTATCTGCAGATGCGTACCGTTGGCGAACTGCACCTGCGTTCTCGTGCAACGGCGCAGGTTGCTGCACTGGTGACGCTGGTCTGCTTCGCACTGGCCGGCGTCTGGGTGGTGTACGGTATTGATGGCTACGTGATTACGTCTGCTATTAACCACGCTGCACCGTCTAACCCGCTGACCAAAGAAGTTGCGCGTCAGGCAGGTGCCTGGCTGGTGAACTTCAACAATACACCTGCTCTGTGGGCTATCCCGGCGCTGGGCGTAGTGCTGCCGCTGCTGACGATGCTGATGTCTCGTCTGGAAAAAGGCGCAATGGCGTTTGTGTTCTCTTCACTGACCCTGGCGTGCATCATCCTGACTGCCGGTATCGCGATGTTCCCATTCGTTATGCCGTCCAGCACCATGATGAATGCTAGCCTGACCATGTGGGATGCAACATCCAGCCAGCTGACGCTGAACCTGATGACGTATGTCGCTTGTGTATTCGTACCGATTATCCTGCTCTACACCAGCTGGTGTTACTGGAAAATGTTCGGTCGTATTACTAAAGAAGATATCGAGAGCAACACTCATTCCCTGTACTAA
- the cydA gene encoding cytochrome ubiquinol oxidase subunit I — translation MLDIVELSRLQFALTAMYHFLFVPLTLGMAFLLAIMETVYVLSGKQIYKDMTKFWGKLFGINFALGVATGLTMEFQFGTNWSYYSHYVGDIFGAPLAIEGLMAFFLESTFVGLFFFGWDRLGKVQHMAVTWLVALGSNLSALWILVANGWMQNPIASDFNFETMRMEMVSFAELVLNPVAQVKFVHTVASGYVCGAMFVLGISAYYMLRGRDFAFAKRSFAIAASFGMAAILSVIVLGDESGYEMGDVQKTKLAAIEAEWETQPAPAAFTLFGVPDQDAQENRFAIQIPYALGLIATRSVDKQVTGLKDLLVQHEERIRNGMKAYSLLEQLRSGSTDQAVRDQFNDVKKDLGYGLLLKRYTPNVSDATEAQIQMATKDSIPRVAPLYFAFRIMVGCGIIMLLIIAASFWSVIRNRIGEKKWLLRTALYGIPLPWIAIESGWFVAEYGRQPWAIGEVLPTAVANSSLTAGDLIFSMLLICGLYTLFLVAELFLMFKFARLGPSSLKTGRYHYEQSTVTTQPAR, via the coding sequence ATGTTAGACATAGTCGAACTGTCGCGCTTACAGTTTGCCTTGACCGCGATGTACCACTTCCTGTTTGTACCACTGACGCTCGGTATGGCGTTCCTGTTGGCGATCATGGAAACGGTTTACGTCCTCTCCGGCAAACAGATTTATAAAGATATGACCAAGTTCTGGGGCAAGTTGTTTGGTATCAACTTTGCGCTGGGCGTGGCAACCGGTTTGACCATGGAGTTCCAGTTCGGGACTAACTGGTCTTACTATTCCCACTATGTAGGGGATATCTTCGGTGCGCCGCTGGCCATTGAAGGTCTGATGGCCTTCTTCCTCGAATCCACCTTTGTAGGTCTGTTCTTCTTCGGTTGGGACCGTCTGGGCAAAGTCCAGCATATGGCGGTCACCTGGCTGGTCGCATTAGGCTCGAACCTGTCCGCACTCTGGATCCTGGTGGCGAACGGCTGGATGCAGAACCCAATCGCCTCTGATTTCAACTTTGAAACCATGCGTATGGAGATGGTCAGCTTTGCCGAGCTGGTCCTGAACCCGGTAGCACAGGTTAAATTCGTTCACACCGTAGCATCGGGCTATGTGTGCGGCGCGATGTTCGTGCTGGGCATCAGCGCCTACTATATGCTGCGCGGTCGTGACTTCGCGTTTGCTAAGCGTTCTTTTGCTATCGCCGCGAGCTTTGGTATGGCCGCGATTCTGTCCGTTATTGTTCTGGGTGATGAATCCGGCTACGAAATGGGCGACGTGCAGAAAACCAAACTGGCCGCCATTGAAGCTGAATGGGAAACGCAACCGGCTCCGGCTGCCTTTACCCTGTTCGGTGTGCCGGATCAGGACGCGCAGGAAAACCGCTTTGCGATTCAAATTCCTTACGCGCTGGGTCTCATCGCGACGCGCTCCGTCGACAAGCAGGTGACGGGCCTGAAGGATCTGCTTGTGCAGCATGAAGAGCGTATCCGTAACGGGATGAAAGCTTACTCGCTGCTGGAACAGCTGCGCTCCGGTTCAACTGACCAGGCCGTTCGCGACCAGTTTAACGACGTGAAGAAAGACCTGGGCTACGGTCTGCTGTTGAAACGCTATACCCCGAACGTCTCTGACGCGACGGAAGCACAGATTCAGATGGCGACCAAAGACTCCATTCCACGCGTTGCGCCGCTGTACTTCGCGTTCCGTATCATGGTGGGCTGCGGCATCATTATGCTTCTGATCATCGCGGCGTCCTTCTGGTCAGTGATTCGTAACCGTATCGGTGAGAAGAAATGGCTGCTGCGCACCGCGCTGTACGGTATTCCACTGCCATGGATTGCGATTGAATCCGGTTGGTTTGTTGCGGAATACGGACGTCAGCCATGGGCAATCGGTGAGGTGCTGCCAACGGCGGTAGCGAACTCTTCCCTGACCGCTGGCGATCTGATCTTCTCCATGCTGCTGATTTGTGGTCTGTACACCCTGTTCCTGGTGGCTGAACTGTTCCTGATGTTCAAGTTCGCGCGCCTTGGCCCAAGCAGCCTGAAAACCGGTCGCTATCACTACGAGCAGTCTACCGTGACTACTCAGCCGGCACGCTAA
- the mngB gene encoding mannosylglycerate hydrolase codes for MKAVSRVHITPHMHWDREWYFTTEASRILLVNNMEEILTRLEQDDEYKYYVLDGQTAVLEDYFAVKPENRPRVKALVQAGKLIIGPWYTQTDTTIVSGESIVRNLMYGIRDCMAFGEPMKIGYLPDSFGMSAQLPHIYNGFGITRTMFWRGCSERHGTDKTEFLWQSMDGSEVTAQVLPLGYAIGKYLPEDEAGLRKRLDSYFDVLENASVTKEILLPNGHDQMPLQQNIFAVMDKLREIYPQRTFVMSRFEEVFERIDAHRHELATLKGEFIDGKYMRVHRTIGSTRMDIKIAHARIENKIVNILEPLATLAWTLGFEYHHGLLEKMWKEILKNHAHDSIGCCCSDKVHREIVSRFELAEDMADNLIAFYMRKIVDNMPQSDADKLVMFNLMPWPREEVINTTVCLRASQFRLRDDKGNDIPYFIRSARELDPGLIDRQIVHYGNYEPFMEFDIQVSQILPSMGYRTLFIEPHLAGNVLAPAKETQALLENAFWQIDLNDDGTLRLRDKETGLIYDRALEIEESSDDGDEYDYSPSREEWRLTSAQGQHDVEVTHEGWQSRAVIRHRMAVPANLAERSARQLSGTLGAEFEVTLSQNSRRIDVEVRLDNQADDHRVRVLIPTPIHTHEVLADTQFGTLIRPVQDEAMNTWQEEGWKEAPVPVWNLLNYAVLQERRNGMALFTEGLREFEVVGDDTKTFALTLLRGVGLLGKEDLLLRPGRPSGIKMPVPDSQVRGFISARFSLFSFSGTPENAGVAQQAKAWLTPVQCYNKIPWDAMKLNRSAFLTPESYSLLALSPTGCLLSTLKKAEDRDELILRLYNPSSSSSNDAVLSLGPSVKRCCETDMNEQITTGGDGQGIVGAFKPGQSRTFSILLGD; via the coding sequence ATGAAAGCTGTATCTCGTGTTCATATCACGCCGCATATGCACTGGGACCGTGAGTGGTACTTCACCACCGAAGCGTCACGCATTCTCCTGGTCAATAATATGGAGGAGATCCTCACCCGCCTTGAACAGGACGATGAATATAAATACTACGTCCTCGACGGTCAGACGGCGGTGCTGGAGGACTACTTTGCGGTAAAACCTGAAAACCGCCCCCGCGTGAAGGCGCTAGTCCAGGCTGGCAAGCTGATTATCGGGCCCTGGTATACGCAGACGGACACCACGATTGTCTCCGGAGAGTCGATTGTGCGTAACCTGATGTACGGCATTCGCGACTGCATGGCCTTCGGCGAGCCGATGAAAATTGGCTATCTGCCGGATTCGTTTGGCATGTCAGCGCAGCTTCCGCACATCTACAACGGCTTTGGCATCACGCGCACGATGTTCTGGCGGGGCTGCTCTGAACGTCACGGCACCGATAAAACCGAATTCCTCTGGCAGAGCATGGACGGGAGTGAAGTCACTGCCCAGGTGCTGCCGCTGGGCTACGCGATTGGTAAGTACTTACCGGAGGATGAAGCCGGACTGCGAAAACGCCTCGACAGCTACTTCGACGTCCTGGAAAACGCCTCGGTGACCAAAGAGATTTTGCTGCCTAACGGCCATGACCAGATGCCGCTGCAGCAGAACATTTTCGCGGTGATGGATAAGCTTCGTGAAATCTACCCGCAGCGCACGTTTGTGATGAGCCGGTTTGAAGAGGTATTCGAGCGTATCGACGCACACCGTCATGAACTGGCGACCCTGAAAGGGGAGTTTATCGACGGCAAATACATGCGCGTGCACCGGACAATTGGCTCCACGCGGATGGACATCAAAATCGCTCACGCCCGCATTGAGAATAAAATCGTCAACATCCTTGAACCGCTGGCTACGCTCGCCTGGACGCTGGGCTTTGAATATCACCACGGCCTGCTGGAGAAAATGTGGAAAGAGATACTGAAAAACCACGCCCACGACAGCATCGGCTGCTGCTGTAGCGATAAAGTGCATCGCGAGATTGTCTCCCGCTTTGAGCTGGCCGAAGACATGGCTGACAATCTGATCGCTTTCTACATGCGCAAGATTGTTGACAACATGCCGCAGAGCGACGCGGACAAGCTGGTCATGTTCAATCTGATGCCCTGGCCGCGTGAAGAGGTCATCAACACCACCGTTTGTCTGCGCGCCAGCCAGTTCCGCCTGCGGGATGATAAAGGTAACGACATCCCGTATTTCATTCGCAGCGCGCGCGAGCTTGACCCTGGCTTAATCGATCGGCAAATCGTCCATTACGGCAACTACGAGCCGTTTATGGAGTTCGATATTCAGGTCAGTCAAATATTGCCGTCGATGGGCTATCGCACGTTATTTATAGAGCCGCATCTCGCCGGGAATGTTCTCGCGCCGGCAAAAGAGACCCAGGCGCTGCTGGAAAATGCCTTCTGGCAGATAGATTTAAACGACGACGGCACGCTGCGCCTGCGCGACAAAGAAACCGGGCTTATTTATGACCGCGCGCTGGAAATTGAAGAAAGCTCAGATGACGGAGACGAGTATGATTACTCGCCTTCGCGAGAGGAGTGGAGACTCACTTCAGCACAGGGGCAGCATGATGTTGAGGTCACGCATGAGGGCTGGCAGAGCAGGGCGGTTATCCGTCACCGTATGGCTGTGCCAGCAAATCTCGCCGAGCGTTCGGCGCGTCAGCTAAGCGGCACGCTCGGGGCTGAATTTGAGGTGACGCTCAGCCAGAACAGCAGGCGTATTGACGTCGAGGTACGCCTGGATAATCAGGCTGACGATCACCGCGTGCGCGTGCTGATCCCAACGCCCATTCATACCCACGAGGTGTTAGCCGATACCCAGTTTGGCACCCTCATACGCCCCGTGCAGGATGAAGCGATGAATACCTGGCAGGAAGAGGGGTGGAAAGAGGCGCCGGTGCCCGTCTGGAATTTGCTAAATTACGCGGTTCTGCAGGAGAGACGTAACGGGATGGCGCTGTTTACCGAGGGCTTACGTGAGTTTGAAGTCGTCGGTGATGACACAAAAACCTTTGCATTAACCCTGCTGCGCGGCGTGGGCTTACTGGGCAAAGAAGATTTACTTCTGCGTCCGGGCAGACCGTCAGGCATTAAAATGCCGGTTCCAGACTCCCAGGTGCGCGGCTTCATCTCTGCCCGGTTTAGCCTTTTCAGTTTCAGCGGGACGCCAGAAAATGCAGGGGTAGCGCAGCAGGCGAAGGCCTGGTTAACCCCCGTACAGTGCTATAACAAAATCCCCTGGGATGCGATGAAGCTGAATCGGTCTGCATTCCTTACGCCGGAAAGCTATAGCCTGTTAGCCCTTTCACCAACGGGCTGTCTGCTCAGTACCCTTAAGAAGGCGGAAGACCGCGATGAGCTTATTCTGCGCCTCTATAACCCTTCTTCATCCTCGTCGAACGACGCGGTTTTATCGCTGGGCCCGTCTGTAAAACGGTGCTGCGAAACAGATATGAATGAGCAAATAACGACGGGGGGCGATGGGCAGGGGATAGTGGGCGCCTTTAAGCCGGGTCAGTCGCGTACTTTCAGTATTCTGCTCGGGGATTAA
- the mngA gene encoding PTS 2-O-a-mannosyl-D-glycerate transporter subunit IIABC translates to MNLTTLTHPSAVCVQAQYASRDEAIRQLAMRLVALGKITDSDAFLTEVFHRETQGPTALGEGLAVPHGKSAAVKEAAFAVATLREPLAWEGVDGPEAVELIFLLAIPPAEAGSTHIQVLTELTSRLADDALRARVMSATSAEDLLAALDDTTQADAVTALENAPTVVCVTACPAGIAHTYMAAEYLEKAGRRLGVNVVVERQGANGIEGRITAQQLQAAKACIFAAEVAIKERERFEGIPAISVPVAEPLRHAETLIERALALTPASGAQPEQAEKKSVKTELKQALLSGISFAVPLIVAGGTVLAVSVLLAQMLGLQHLFDQENSWLWMYRKLGGGMLGILMVPVLAAYTAYSLADKPALAPGFAAGLAANMIGSGFLGAVAGGLIAGYLMRWVKNHIRLSNRYNGFLTYYLYPVIGVLGAGSLMLFVIGEPVAWINNALTAWLNGLSGANALLLGTLLGFMCSFDLGGPVNKAAYAFCLGAMANGVYGPYAIFASVKMVSAFTVTASTMLAPHLFKSFEIETGKSTWLLGLAGITEGAIPMAIEDPLRVIGSFVLGSMATGAIVGAMGVGLSTPGAGIFSLFLLHHAGMGGVTAAAGWFGAALVGTAISTLVLIIWRRQAVKRGKYVTEDITP, encoded by the coding sequence ATGAACCTGACGACCCTGACCCACCCCAGTGCGGTATGCGTGCAGGCGCAGTACGCCAGCCGAGATGAGGCGATCCGCCAGCTTGCGATGCGGCTGGTGGCGCTGGGCAAGATAACCGACAGCGATGCATTTTTAACGGAAGTGTTCCATCGAGAAACGCAGGGCCCCACTGCGCTGGGGGAAGGCCTGGCGGTGCCGCATGGTAAATCAGCGGCCGTAAAGGAAGCGGCCTTTGCGGTGGCGACCTTACGTGAACCGCTCGCCTGGGAAGGTGTGGATGGTCCGGAAGCGGTTGAGCTGATTTTCCTGCTCGCCATTCCGCCCGCGGAGGCGGGATCGACGCATATCCAGGTTTTGACGGAGCTGACGTCCCGGCTGGCGGATGACGCTCTCCGGGCGCGCGTGATGTCGGCAACGTCTGCGGAAGACCTGCTTGCCGCGCTGGACGATACGACTCAGGCAGATGCGGTAACAGCCCTTGAGAATGCGCCAACCGTTGTCTGCGTCACCGCGTGCCCAGCCGGAATTGCCCATACCTATATGGCTGCGGAATACCTGGAGAAGGCGGGCCGCAGGCTCGGCGTAAACGTCGTGGTCGAAAGGCAGGGCGCAAACGGTATTGAAGGGCGTATTACCGCACAGCAGCTGCAGGCGGCAAAAGCATGCATTTTCGCGGCGGAAGTGGCGATTAAAGAACGTGAGCGTTTCGAGGGCATTCCGGCTATCTCGGTGCCGGTTGCGGAACCGCTGCGTCATGCCGAGACGTTAATTGAGCGTGCTCTTGCATTGACCCCCGCGTCCGGGGCGCAGCCAGAGCAGGCAGAAAAGAAGAGCGTTAAAACGGAACTCAAGCAGGCGCTTCTGAGCGGTATCTCCTTTGCGGTACCGCTGATTGTCGCCGGAGGCACGGTGCTGGCCGTGTCGGTACTGCTGGCGCAGATGCTTGGTTTGCAGCACCTGTTCGATCAGGAAAACTCATGGCTATGGATGTACCGCAAGCTCGGCGGCGGCATGCTTGGCATCCTGATGGTACCGGTACTCGCGGCCTATACCGCCTACTCGCTGGCGGATAAACCCGCGCTGGCCCCGGGCTTTGCGGCCGGTCTTGCCGCCAATATGATCGGCTCGGGTTTCCTGGGGGCCGTCGCGGGCGGGTTGATTGCTGGCTACCTGATGCGCTGGGTAAAAAATCATATTCGCCTCAGTAATCGCTACAACGGCTTTTTAACCTATTACCTTTATCCGGTTATTGGCGTGCTGGGGGCCGGCAGCCTGATGCTGTTTGTAATCGGCGAGCCGGTGGCATGGATCAACAACGCGCTGACGGCCTGGCTTAACGGTCTTTCAGGGGCAAATGCGCTGTTGCTTGGAACCCTTCTCGGATTTATGTGCTCGTTCGATTTGGGTGGTCCGGTCAACAAAGCAGCCTACGCGTTCTGTCTCGGGGCGATGGCCAACGGGGTTTATGGGCCCTACGCGATTTTTGCCTCCGTCAAAATGGTCTCGGCCTTTACCGTCACCGCCTCGACGATGCTCGCTCCGCATCTCTTTAAGTCGTTTGAAATTGAAACCGGCAAATCGACGTGGCTGCTTGGGCTGGCGGGTATTACAGAAGGGGCAATCCCGATGGCGATAGAAGATCCGCTCCGGGTGATTGGATCGTTTGTCCTTGGCTCTATGGCGACAGGGGCTATCGTCGGTGCCATGGGGGTGGGGCTCTCCACGCCAGGGGCAGGCATTTTCTCCCTTTTCTTACTGCATCACGCAGGAATGGGCGGCGTGACCGCTGCAGCAGGCTGGTTTGGCGCGGCACTGGTCGGGACCGCCATCTCTACGCTCGTTCTTATTATCTGGCGACGTCAGGCCGTAAAGCGCGGCAAGTACGTTACTGAAGACATCACGCCATAA